In one window of Ovis aries strain OAR_USU_Benz2616 breed Rambouillet chromosome 3, ARS-UI_Ramb_v3.0, whole genome shotgun sequence DNA:
- the LOC101106250 gene encoding epididymal-specific lipocalin-8 gives MNVLGKFVFPGRREIHVMDTDYEQYAILRVSLQWQNNEFYVFKYFTRSLGGECEPGFLKFRELTTDMGLYLVGRHGRCARLLKGLRETGL, from the exons ATGAATGTTTTGGGGAAATTTGTGTTTCCTG GCCGCCGGGAGATCCACGTGATGGACACGGACTATGAGCAGTACGCCATCCTGCGCGTGTCCCTCCAGTGGCAGAACAATGAGTTTTACGTGTTCAAGTATTTCA CTCGGAGCCTGGGCGGCGAGTGTGAGCCTGGGTTCCTGAAGTTCCGGGAGCTGACCACAGACATGGGGCTGTACCTGGTGGGCCGGCACG GGAGGTGCGCCAGGCTCCTAAAGGGG CTCCGAGAAACGGGACTGTGA
- the LOC132659541 gene encoding lipocalin-15-like, producing MVSDCTVFLSKKDHLLMSTRDIKASAGGNLSVHMEFPRADGCHQADAEYLRVGAQGHFRVPASGYLDVRVVDTDYSSFAVVYIYKELEGALSTMVQLYSRTREASPQALEAFQDFYQTVGLPADMVAMLPKSDVCSQGDRHAP from the exons ATGGTGTCTGACTGCACCGTCTTCTTGAGCAAGAAGGACCACCTGCTGATGTCCACCAGGGACATCAAGGCCTCGGCGGGGGGCAACCTCAGCGTCCACATGGAGTTCCCCAG GGCGGACGGCTGCCACCAAGCGGATGCGGAGTACCTGAGAGTGGGTGCCCAGGGGCACTTCCGAGTCCCAG CCTCGGGCTACCTGGACGTGCGCGTGGTGGACACGGACTACAGCTCCTTCGCGGTGGTCTACATCTACAAGGAGCTGGAGGGCGCGCTCAGCACCATGGTGCAGCTCTACA GCCGGACCCGAGAAGCAAGTCCCCAGGCCCTGGAGGCCTTCCAGGACTTCTACCAGACGGTGGGGCTGCCAGCGGACATGGTGGCCATGCTCCCCAAGTCAG ATGTGTGCTCCCAGGGGGACAGGCACGCACCCTGA
- the TMEM141 gene encoding transmembrane protein 141 isoform X1 translates to MVNLGLSRVDDAVASKHPVRRPAWTRAPTSEADLSGAGALMGVPSSGKRRGTEGLGEYAACQSNAFVKGVSAFVTGTGTTFGLQMLVQRKLPYPFQWKVLLAVVAGSVASYWVTRVESQKCSNLWLFLETGQLPKDVGTDRRS, encoded by the exons ATGGTGAACCTGGGCCTGTCCCGGGTGGACGACGCCGTGGCCAGCAAGCACCCGGTGAGAAGGCCGGCCTGGACGCGGGCCCCGACCTCAGAAGCTGACCTGAGCGGGGCGGGGGCCTTGATGGGAGTACCCTCATCAGGGAAGCGAAGAGGGACAGAG GGACTAGGAGAGTACGCCGCGTGCCAGTCGAACGCTTTCGTGAAGGGCGTTTCCGCCTTTGTCACAG GCACCGGCACGACCTTCGGCCTGCAGATGCTGGTTCAGAGGAAGCTTCCATACCCCTTTCAGTGGAAGGTGCTGCTGGCTGTGG TCGCAGGCTCAGTAGCCAGCTACTGGGTGACCCGTGTGGAGTCGCAGAAATGCAGCAACCTCTGGCTCTTCCTGGAGACAGGGCAGCTCCCCAAAGACGTGGGCACAG ATCGGCGCAGCTAG
- the LOC121818977 gene encoding epididymal-specific lipocalin-5-like isoform X2, translating into MRGSLLAALLGLLVMLAAGKEDLGLQNFNLTQFSGMWYEIALASNLEHQSSSPGRKVGAVIVEQDGAHLGLTSVSDHMNLCMKEKNQAVKGDTPGKFKLPLDSGGKEVIVVATDYKTYAVISIVPHGGEKPSRVLKLYSRTLEHNEKATEKFVEKAVEQGLSVSDVQLLTKDLTCVNLLS; encoded by the exons ATGAGGGGCAGCTTGCTTGCAGCTCTGCTGGGGCTCCTCGTGATGCTGGCGGCTGGCAAGGAGGACTTGGGCCTCCAGAACTTCAACTTGACCCAG TTTTCAGGTATGTGGTACGAGATTGCCTTGGCCTCCAACCTGGAGCACCAGAGCTCGTCCCCAGGGCGGAAGGTGGGGGCCGTGATAGTGGAGCAGGACGGGGCCCACCTTGGCCTGACCTCCGTGTCTGACCA CATGAACCTGTGCATGAAGGAGAAGAACCAGGCAGTGAAGGGGGACACCCCCGGGAAGTTCAAGCTCCCTTTAGACTCTG GAGGCAAAGAGGTCATCGTGGTGGCCACGGACTACAAGACCTACGCCGTCATAAGCATCGTTCCCCACGGAGGCGAGAAGCCCAGCCGCGTGCTGAAGCTCTACA GCCGGACCTTGGAACACAATGAGAAAGCCACAGAAAAGTTCGTGGAGAAGGCCGTGGAGCAGGGGCTGTCGGTCTCAGACGTGCAGCTGCTCACCAAGGACC TGACCTGTGTGAACCTGCTGTCCTAG
- the LOC121818977 gene encoding epididymal-specific lipocalin-5-like isoform X1, producing the protein MRGSLLAALLGLLVMLAAGKEDLGLQNFNLTQFSGMWYEIALASNLEHQSSSPGRKVGAVIVEQDGAHLGLTSVSDHMNLCMKEKNQAVKGDTPGKFKLPLDSGGKEVIVVATDYKTYAVISIVPHGGEKPSRVLKLYSRTLEHNEKATEKFVEKAVEQGLSVSDVQLLTKDREWRAGGLGASFLGTVSPLPHRLFSTVTCVNLLS; encoded by the exons ATGAGGGGCAGCTTGCTTGCAGCTCTGCTGGGGCTCCTCGTGATGCTGGCGGCTGGCAAGGAGGACTTGGGCCTCCAGAACTTCAACTTGACCCAG TTTTCAGGTATGTGGTACGAGATTGCCTTGGCCTCCAACCTGGAGCACCAGAGCTCGTCCCCAGGGCGGAAGGTGGGGGCCGTGATAGTGGAGCAGGACGGGGCCCACCTTGGCCTGACCTCCGTGTCTGACCA CATGAACCTGTGCATGAAGGAGAAGAACCAGGCAGTGAAGGGGGACACCCCCGGGAAGTTCAAGCTCCCTTTAGACTCTG GAGGCAAAGAGGTCATCGTGGTGGCCACGGACTACAAGACCTACGCCGTCATAAGCATCGTTCCCCACGGAGGCGAGAAGCCCAGCCGCGTGCTGAAGCTCTACA GCCGGACCTTGGAACACAATGAGAAAGCCACAGAAAAGTTCGTGGAGAAGGCCGTGGAGCAGGGGCTGTCGGTCTCAGACGTGCAGCTGCTCACCAAGGACCGTGAGTGGCGCgctgggggcctgggggcctCCTTCCTGGGAACTGTCTCCCCACTTCCCCACCGTCTCTTCTCCACAGTGACCTGTGTGAACCTGCTGTCCTAG
- the TMEM141 gene encoding transmembrane protein 141 isoform X2, whose amino-acid sequence MVNLGLSRVDDAVASKHPGLGEYAACQSNAFVKGVSAFVTGTGTTFGLQMLVQRKLPYPFQWKVLLAVVAGSVASYWVTRVESQKCSNLWLFLETGQLPKDVGTDRRS is encoded by the exons ATGGTGAACCTGGGCCTGTCCCGGGTGGACGACGCCGTGGCCAGCAAGCACCCG GGACTAGGAGAGTACGCCGCGTGCCAGTCGAACGCTTTCGTGAAGGGCGTTTCCGCCTTTGTCACAG GCACCGGCACGACCTTCGGCCTGCAGATGCTGGTTCAGAGGAAGCTTCCATACCCCTTTCAGTGGAAGGTGCTGCTGGCTGTGG TCGCAGGCTCAGTAGCCAGCTACTGGGTGACCCGTGTGGAGTCGCAGAAATGCAGCAACCTCTGGCTCTTCCTGGAGACAGGGCAGCTCCCCAAAGACGTGGGCACAG ATCGGCGCAGCTAG